A window of Deltaproteobacteria bacterium genomic DNA:
CCTTCCAGGTCCACCCGGCGACCGCGCCGGCGCAGCCGGTGGGCCAGGGCGAACGTCCACCGTTGGGCTTCCTCTCCCATCCACGCGAGATAGAGCAGCGGCGCGTCGCTCTCGTCCGTGTCCGCTTCCGACAGGAGCAGCGCCAGGCGCTCCACCCCCAGGGCGAAGCCCACGCCCGCCACCGGCGGCCCTCCCAGGGACTGTACCAGCCCGTCGTAGCGGCCGCCCGCGGCGACGGTGTTCTGGCTCCCCAGTCCCGAACCGGCCTTCCACTCGAAGGTGGTCCGGCAGTAGTAGTCCAGGCCGCGCACCAGGCGCGGGTTCACCACCGGCTCCGGCCGGAGATCCTGGAGCAGATCCAGCACCGTGTCGAAGTGGCTCCGGCAGTCGTCACAAAGATGCGAAAGGATCGACGGCGCCGCGCTCACGATCTCGCCGCAAGACGGCCGCTTGCAGTCCAGCACGCGCAGGGGATTGGTCCCCAGCCGGCGGTCGCAGTCGGCGCACAGCTCGGCCCGGCGCTCCTCCAGGAACGCCACCAGCGCCGCGCGGTAGCCCGGGCGGCAATCGGCGCAGCCGATGGAGTTCACCTCCAGGACCGTATCGGCCACCCCGAGGTCCTCCCACAGGTCCCGCAGCAACAGCAGCAACTCGGCGTCGACGTAGGGATCGGTGCGGCCGAAGACCTCGGCGCCGATCTGGTGGAACTGCCGCAGCCGGCCCTTCTGGGGACGTTCCCGGCGGAACATGGGGCCGAGATAGTAGAGCTTGCGCACCGGCTCCACCTGGTGGAGCTTGCCCTCGCCATACGCCCGCACCACCCCGGCGGTTCCCTCCGGCCGCAGGCTCAGCAGCGTCGCCTGGGAGTCACGGTCGGCGAAGGTGTACATCTCCTTCTCGATGACGTCGGTGGACTCGCCCAGGGAACGGGAAAAGAGCTCCGACTTCTCGAGGACGGGTATGCGAATCTCCTTGAAGTTGTAGCTCGCAAATACCCGTTCGGCCGCCCTTTCGATGCGCTGCCACGTCTCCACGTTTCCGGGCAGAACGTCGGCGAAGCCCTTGATACGCGTCAGGTTCATATGCACCACCAAACGGGCGCGCAAGCCGCAATCATCATTGTCCTGAGGGGAGTCGGTGTTCGATGGCAGGAGGACTCAAGCACGTGCTGCCAGGATGGGTACGAGCTAACAGAGGCGTGGTGGAAAGTCAAACAAAGAGCCCGCGGCCGACGGCGGTGAACTTCTCGGTTTTGTTCACGGATTGTCAGTTCCGGTCTCCGTTACGCACAAGGCGTGCTTCATCGTCGATCAGGGTCACACGGCTGGGCCGGTCGGCGCTCCATCGCCAGAGCACCAGATTGAGTTCATCGATTCCGGTCCCGACGGCAAAGCTTCGGACCAGCATCCCAACGTAACCGGCTTCGATCAGGCGGTCGGCAAGCCTCTGTGACGCCGGAGCCCGGCCTGCCAGCATTTCCGCTTCCCAGGTCGGACATGCGAGTTCCGGATCGGCTACCTTCAGCGCTGCCCGCTCAGAGTTGTCACGCGTGTCGAACACGGGATCGGCATCGACCTCGTAGGCACACAGCGTGATGGGCTGCAGGGAACGGCCCAACGGCTGCGCCTCACGAATTGCCGTCATAGGGTCTAGAGAGGTGTAGAGCGCAGGGACCCCGCGCCGGTTGAAGCGTCCCCCGTGGCGTTGTGCGCCCTCGCCCGACAACGGTGTCCAGGACCATTGCGGATTGTGGGCTCGATACACGATCCCTCGGAACCGCATGGGATGACGGAGATCAGGCGTATCCGCCGGCCATGATCCGATCCAGGTGGGCATGCACCTGATCAGCCCTGCCTTGGCGCAACAACGAATCCGCGGTGGCGCCACCGAAGCCGGGCAACGGTTCGGATCGAAACCAGGCATACGCCGCCAGAGGTGAGCCCGTTTCGGACTCTACGCGATTGAGAATCTCCAACATCTGGCGAAGACGAACCTGTGTCTTCCGCGCTCGTATCCGTGAGGCTCGTGAGAACGCGTCTCGACCCAGCCCCAAAGTCCCGGCGATCTCCGACTTGGTAGTACGGAGCGCCTCCGCGATGAGTACCGGAGAAAATATCTGATCCTTCACGAACTCTCCGAGCAGCATGATGACCTCGCAACTTTTGACGCATTTTACCGCTATACGGCTTGAGTTTCCAGTCGAACGCTCTCTCGGGAATGGTACCGGCATCGAAGAGTCCCTCAACCAAACCATCGCATCACAATGTTCGCTGGAGAAATCGATACACGCATGCGGCGACGATCACGATGAAGACGTAGCTCGCCCCCACCATCGCCCAACCCGGCCGGGGGAGAGAAAACGCGGCCATGGGAACGCCGGCCAGGAGGTCGACGCTCCACAGGAAAAGAGCGGCCACGGGCTCGACCGCGCGTGCCAGGAGCGTCGAGACAGCGGGCGCGAACAGGCAGAGAAAGCCGGTCAGGAGGCCGGCGGGCACGATAAAGAAACCCACCAGCGGCACCAGCAGCGGGTTGGCGATGAAGCCGGCCAGGGAGAGGATGCCGAAATGGTGCGCCACGATCGGCCCGGTGCCGACGGTGGCGAACACGGGGACGAGGACGGCCAGCAGGATGGCTGGACGGTAACGTTGCAGCAGGCCCTCGCGTGGGGCCTCCGTCGGCTGCATGAACGACGTGCCGCGGAAAATGCGTATGCCGCCGGCGATGGACAGCACGGCCAGGAAGGAGAGTTGGAAGGAGGCCTCCATGACGGCCCCCGGCCAGACCAGAGCGGCGATGAGGGCGGCCAGAGCCAGGCTTCTGAACAGGCTCGCGTTGCGCCCGCTCAGCACCGCCAGTTGGTACAGGCCGATCATGATGGCGGCGCGCACGGTTGGGATACGGGCGCCTGCCACGGCGGCGTAGAGGAGCACCGGCGCCAGCGAGCCCAGGGCCGCCAGCTTGTGCACCGGGAGGCGCAGCAACAACCACGTGCTGCGGCCCGCCAGAGCGCGGCACAGGAAATAGACGGCGAGGCTGAGCATGCCCACGTGCAGTCCCGAAATGGACAGCACGTGGGACATGCCCACGGCGACGAAGCGGTCTCGCGTCTCCGGGGCGAGGCCGCCGCGGTCACCCACCACCAGAGCCTTGAGCAGGGCGCCGGTGTCCGGCTCGAACACGCGCTCCAGGAACCGGCCGATGCGCCGCCGTCCGGTCTCGATCCAGCCGCGGACGCCGCCGCCCTCGCGCCGGACCAAGCGCACGTCCCAATCATTGTGCAGATACGCCACATGGTAGATCTCGCGGCGCGCCAGGTAGGCCGCGTAGTCGAAGCGCTCGTCCCAATTCTTCGGCGCGCGCGGGCGCAACGGCGCCCGTATCACGTCCCCGTGCCGCCAGTGCCGGTAGGCGTTGCGCACGGTGACCCGCACGTTGCCGGTGGCGCGACGCGCGCCTTCGGGCGTCCATTCCCCTTCCACGGCGAGATGCCAGCGGCTGCGGCCGCCCTGCCCTTCCGGCTCGCGGTAAAGGCGCCCTTCGACGAGAACGGCCCCCTCCCGCTCGGTGAGATGCTGAATGTGGTGAGCAGGCAGCCGCGGATGGAGCAAAACGTGGTGCGCGGCGAAACCCCAGTGAAACGCCACGGCGCAGACGAGGCCGAGAAGCCCCCATCGAGGTCTCACGAAGCACAGGGCCAGCGAGGATGCCGCCAACAGCGCGGTGAACGGCCACGCACCGGCAACATCGGCCATGACCGCCATGGCCTGTCCGGCGAGCAAAGCCAACAGCGGCATGACCAGCACGCCCGTGGGGTGTCCGATGCTCAACCCCCGCTACTCCGAGCCCTGGAACGACTCCAGGATGCGCTCGGCCACGGGGCGGCTCATGGAAGGGACCTCCAGCAACTCCTCCAGCGAGGCGTCCCGCAGGCGCTTCAGGCTGCCGAAACGGCGCAGCAGGGCCTTGCGGCGCGACGGGCCCACGCCGGGGATGCCGTCGAGCCCCGAGCGCAGGGTTTCGCGCTTGCGGAGGCTGCGGTGGTAGGTGATGGCGAAGCGGTGGGCCTCGTCGCGGAGGCGCTGAAGCAGGAACAACGCGTTGGAGTTGCGCCGCAGCACCACGGGGTTGCTGCGGTACGGCAGGAAGAGGCGCTCCTCGGAGCGCTCGACCTCCGCCAGACGCGGTGACGCGGTGACGCGCATCTTGGCCATGGCCACCACGTCCACGTCGGTGACCCGGAGATCCGCCAGCGCCGTGAGCGCCACCTGCAACTGCCCCTTGCCGCCGTCCACCACCATGAGGTCCGGCAGATCGGTCTCCTGGAGGCCGCGCTGAAAACGCCGCTTGATGACCTCGTACATCATGGCGAAGTCGTCGCCGCGGGTCTCGGGAGCGACGGTGCGCACGCGGTAGCGGCGGTAGTTCCGCTTGTCGGGCTCGCCGTCGAAGAACGACACCCGCGAGCCCACGGCGTGGGTCCCCTGGATCATGGAGATGTCGTAGCACTCGATGCGCTGAGGATAGCGCCGCAGCCGCAACTTCTGCTGCAGCTCGCACAGCATCTTCTCCCGCTCCCGCTCCTGGTCGTGGCGCTCGTTGAAACCCTGGCGGGCGTTGTTCATCGCCATCTCCAGGAGCTTGCGCTTCTCGCCCCGTTGCGGCTGGTGCACCGTCACCCGACGGCCCCGGCGCTCGCCCAGGTACTCCTCGTGGACGTCGCGGTCTTCCAGCTCCACCGGCACCAGTATCTCCTCGGGAACGAAGCGGCTGCCCTGGTAGAACTGAGTCAACAGGGCGGCGACGATCGCCTCGTCGTCGAAGTGATGGTCTTCCAGGGAATACGCCTGGTTGCCGGTGAGCTTGCCCTGGCGCACGAAGATGACCTGGGCCTCGATGAAGCCCCCTTCCCGGTACAGTCCGAAGATGTCCTGGTCGGCGCCCCAGTGGGACACCATGCGCTGCTTCTCCAGGGTCTTCTCCACCGCGCGGATGCGGTCCCGCAGCTTGGCCGCCTGCTCGAACTCGAGCGCGTCCGCGCGCTCGCGCATGCGCACGCGCAGTTGCCGCAACAGGTCGGCGCTCTTGCCCTCGATGAACAGCACCGCCTGGCGCAGGTTGCCGGCATAGTCCTCCGGGTCCACCGGATGGACGCACGGCGCGGGGCAGCGCTTGATCTGGTACTGCAGGCACGGCCGGTCGCGGTTGCGGAAGTTGTAGTCGGTGCAACTCCGCAGCAGGAAGTGCTTCTCGATGACCTCCAGGGTTTCGCGCACGGCGATGGCGGAGGCGTAGGGGCCGAAGTAGCGGCTGCCGTCCTTGACGATGCTGCGGGTGGCGAGGATGCGCGGCCAGTCGCCGGCCGTGACCTTGATGCTCAGGTAGCTCTTGTCGTCCTTGAGGCGGATGTTGTAACGCGGCTTGTACTGCTTGATGAGGTTGTTCTCGAGGATCAGGGCTTCCTTCTCGTTGCTGGTCACCAGGGTCTCGATGTCGGTCACCTGGCGCATCAGGAATGCCACGTGCGGGCGCCCGTCACCGCCCCGCAGGTAGGAGCGCACGCGCGCGCGCAACTCCTTGGCCTTGCCCACGTAGACGACCTTGCCGCCGCCGTCGCGCATCAGGTAGACGCCGGGTCCCGTGGGCAGCGTGTCGAGATGATCTTTCAGTTCCTCGACGTTCATGACTCGTGGGAAACGGATTCAACCCCGCCCGGCCACGGCGCCGCGCGCACGGTACGGGCCGGACAGTTCCTTCTCCTGCAGGCCGTGGATGCGATCCCGAAGCTCCGCGGCCTTCTCGAACTCCAGCCGGTCCGACGCCTGCTTCATTTCCTTCTTGAGCTTGTCCACCATGCGCGGAATCTCGCTCGGCGGCGGGCCGTCGTCGGCCACCAGCGGCACATCCACGTAGTCGGCCTCGTAGGCCTGGATCAAGGGCTCGTCGATCTGCTTGACGACGCTCCGGGGCACGATGCCGTGCTCCTCGTTGAAGGCCTCCTGGACACCGCGCCGGCGCTCGGTCTCGCCGATGGCCAGCTTCATGGAATCGGTCATGACGTCCGCATACAGGATCACGGTGCCGTCCACGTTGCGCGCGGCGCGGCCGATGGTCTGGATCAGCGATCTCTCCGAGCGCAGGAACCCCTCCTTGTCCGCGTCGAGGATGGCCACCAGCGACACCTCCGGCAGGTCGAGCCCTTCGCGCAGGAGGTTGATGCCCACGAGCACGTCGAACACTCCCTTGCGCAGGTCGCGGATGATCTCCACCCGCTCGATGGCGTCGATGTCCGAGTGCAGGTAGCGGACCTTCACGTTGAGGTCCTGGTAGTAGTCGGTCAGGTCCTCGGCCATGCGCTTGGTCAACGTCGTCACCAGGACCCGGTGCTTCATCGCGGTGCGCTTGCGGATCTCCTCCAGCAGGTCGTCCACCTGGGTGGCCGCCGGCCGCACCGCGATCTCCGGATCGGTGAGCCCGGTGGGGCGGATCAATTGCTCCACGCGGACGTTGTCGCTCCTCATGAGTTCATAATCGGCCGGCGTCGCCGAAACATAAATCGTCTGGTTGTGCGTTTCCTCGAATTCCTCGAAGTTCAGCGGGCGGTTGTCCAGCGCCGAAGGCAGCCGGAAGCCGAAGTCCACCAGGGTTTCCTTGCGCGAGCGGTCGCCGCGGTACATGCCGCCGATCTGCGGCACGGTGACGTGGCTCTCGTCCACGTACAGCACGAAGTCGTCGGGGAAGTAGTTGAGCAGCGTGGGCGGGGGCTCTCCCGGGCGCCGGCCGGTGAGGTGGCGGGAATAGTTCTCCAGCCCCGGGCAGTAGCCCATCTCTTCGAGCAGCTCCAGGTCGTAGAGGGTGCGCTGGCGCAGGCGCTGGGCCTCCAGCAGCTTGTTCTCGCGCTTCAGCTCCGCCAGCCGCTCCCTCAACTCCTCGCGGATGGCCGTCACCGCCGCCTTCATGCGCTCCGCGGTGGTGACGTAGTGGCTCGCGGGATAGATCGCGGCCTTGGTCACGCGCCGGCGCACCTTGCCGCGCACCGGGTCCACCTCCAGCAGCGACTCCACCACGTCGTCGAAGAACTCGATGCGCAGCGCCGACCTGTCCTCGTAGGCCGGGAACACCTCCACGGTGTCGCCGCGCACCCGGAAGGTGCCGCGATGGAAGTCGTAGTCCACGCGCTCGTACTGGATGTCCACCAGCTTGCGCAGCATGCGGTCGCGGTCGATGCGCATGCCCTCTTCCAGGTACACCATCAGGTCGAAGTAGGCTTCCGGCGACCCCAGGCCGTAGATGCACGAGACGCTGGCGACGATGACCACGTCACGGCGCTCCAGCAGCGCCATGGTGGCGGCGTGGCGCAGCTTGTCGATCTCGTCGTTGATGGACGCGTCCTTGGCGATGTAGGTGTCGGTGGAAGGAACGTAGGCTTCGGGCTGGTAGTAGTCGTAGTAGCTGATGAAGTAGCGCACCGCGTTGTCCGGCAGCAGCAGCCGGAACTCGTTGTAGAGCTGCGCCGCCAGGGTCTTGTTGGGCGCGATGACCAGCGCCGGCCGGTTGATGCGGCTGATGACGTTGGCCATGGTGAAGGTCTTGCCCGAGCCCGTGACCCCGAGCAGCACCTGGTGCCGGCGGCCGCTCGCCAGCCCTTCCACCAACTCCTCGATTGCCCTGGGCTGGTCGCCTTGCGGCTGGAAATCCGCCACCAGGCGGAACTGGCCGGGTTTGCGCTCCTTCAGCATGTCAAAGGAATAACACCGTGGGCGTGGGGTACGCAAAACCGAGGCAGGACCTCCACCCCCGCCTCACCACCCCTGGATTCCCGCTTCCGCGGGAATGACTCTTCGGGGTGGCGTTGCCGGGTCGTGGCCTCGGGAGTTTTTGCACTCTCTGGAAAGCGGGAATGACGACTCGGGGAGTTGGCGCCATTGCGTGTCCAGGGGGCCTCCCTGGACACGCGCTCGCGGAAGCTGTTAAGGTCTGCTGTCGCGGACGACCGCCATCAGCAGCACACGGCGGCCGCCGCTCTCATTCCCATGGAAAAGTTCGACCTCACCATCATCGGCGGCGGCATCGTGGGGCTGGCGACGGGCATGCGCATGGCGCGGGAACATCCCGGGTTGCGGTGCGCGCTGCTGGAGAAGGAGCCGGAGCTGGGCATGCACCAGACCGGCCACAACAGCGGCGTGCTCCACTCGGGGATCTACTACCGTCCGGGCTCGGTGAAGGCGCGGACGTGCGTGGCCGGGAAGA
This region includes:
- a CDS encoding RES domain-containing protein, which codes for MRFRGIVYRAHNPQWSWTPLSGEGAQRHGGRFNRRGVPALYTSLDPMTAIREAQPLGRSLQPITLCAYEVDADPVFDTRDNSERAALKVADPELACPTWEAEMLAGRAPASQRLADRLIEAGYVGMLVRSFAVGTGIDELNLVLWRWSADRPSRVTLIDDEARLVRNGDRN
- a CDS encoding DUF2384 domain-containing protein encodes the protein MLLGEFVKDQIFSPVLIAEALRTTKSEIAGTLGLGRDAFSRASRIRARKTQVRLRQMLEILNRVESETGSPLAAYAWFRSEPLPGFGGATADSLLRQGRADQVHAHLDRIMAGGYA
- the hisS gene encoding histidine--tRNA ligase translates to MNLTRIKGFADVLPGNVETWQRIERAAERVFASYNFKEIRIPVLEKSELFSRSLGESTDVIEKEMYTFADRDSQATLLSLRPEGTAGVVRAYGEGKLHQVEPVRKLYYLGPMFRRERPQKGRLRQFHQIGAEVFGRTDPYVDAELLLLLRDLWEDLGVADTVLEVNSIGCADCRPGYRAALVAFLEERRAELCADCDRRLGTNPLRVLDCKRPSCGEIVSAAPSILSHLCDDCRSHFDTVLDLLQDLRPEPVVNPRLVRGLDYYCRTTFEWKAGSGLGSQNTVAAGGRYDGLVQSLGGPPVAGVGFALGVERLALLLSEADTDESDAPLLYLAWMGEEAQRWTFALAHRLRRRGRRVDLEGEARSLKSQMRRADKQEASVVLIVGPDEMEKGRALVRHMATKEQTEVDFADVEESLG
- the uvrC gene encoding excinuclease ABC subunit UvrC produces the protein MNVEELKDHLDTLPTGPGVYLMRDGGGKVVYVGKAKELRARVRSYLRGGDGRPHVAFLMRQVTDIETLVTSNEKEALILENNLIKQYKPRYNIRLKDDKSYLSIKVTAGDWPRILATRSIVKDGSRYFGPYASAIAVRETLEVIEKHFLLRSCTDYNFRNRDRPCLQYQIKRCPAPCVHPVDPEDYAGNLRQAVLFIEGKSADLLRQLRVRMRERADALEFEQAAKLRDRIRAVEKTLEKQRMVSHWGADQDIFGLYREGGFIEAQVIFVRQGKLTGNQAYSLEDHHFDDEAIVAALLTQFYQGSRFVPEEILVPVELEDRDVHEEYLGERRGRRVTVHQPQRGEKRKLLEMAMNNARQGFNERHDQEREREKMLCELQQKLRLRRYPQRIECYDISMIQGTHAVGSRVSFFDGEPDKRNYRRYRVRTVAPETRGDDFAMMYEVIKRRFQRGLQETDLPDLMVVDGGKGQLQVALTALADLRVTDVDVVAMAKMRVTASPRLAEVERSEERLFLPYRSNPVVLRRNSNALFLLQRLRDEAHRFAITYHRSLRKRETLRSGLDGIPGVGPSRRKALLRRFGSLKRLRDASLEELLEVPSMSRPVAERILESFQGSE
- the uvrB gene encoding excinuclease ABC subunit UvrB, whose protein sequence is MLKERKPGQFRLVADFQPQGDQPRAIEELVEGLASGRRHQVLLGVTGSGKTFTMANVISRINRPALVIAPNKTLAAQLYNEFRLLLPDNAVRYFISYYDYYQPEAYVPSTDTYIAKDASINDEIDKLRHAATMALLERRDVVIVASVSCIYGLGSPEAYFDLMVYLEEGMRIDRDRMLRKLVDIQYERVDYDFHRGTFRVRGDTVEVFPAYEDRSALRIEFFDDVVESLLEVDPVRGKVRRRVTKAAIYPASHYVTTAERMKAAVTAIREELRERLAELKRENKLLEAQRLRQRTLYDLELLEEMGYCPGLENYSRHLTGRRPGEPPPTLLNYFPDDFVLYVDESHVTVPQIGGMYRGDRSRKETLVDFGFRLPSALDNRPLNFEEFEETHNQTIYVSATPADYELMRSDNVRVEQLIRPTGLTDPEIAVRPAATQVDDLLEEIRKRTAMKHRVLVTTLTKRMAEDLTDYYQDLNVKVRYLHSDIDAIERVEIIRDLRKGVFDVLVGINLLREGLDLPEVSLVAILDADKEGFLRSERSLIQTIGRAARNVDGTVILYADVMTDSMKLAIGETERRRGVQEAFNEEHGIVPRSVVKQIDEPLIQAYEADYVDVPLVADDGPPPSEIPRMVDKLKKEMKQASDRLEFEKAAELRDRIHGLQEKELSGPYRARGAVAGRG
- a CDS encoding ComEC/Rec2 family competence protein; this encodes MSIGHPTGVLVMPLLALLAGQAMAVMADVAGAWPFTALLAASSLALCFVRPRWGLLGLVCAVAFHWGFAAHHVLLHPRLPAHHIQHLTEREGAVLVEGRLYREPEGQGGRSRWHLAVEGEWTPEGARRATGNVRVTVRNAYRHWRHGDVIRAPLRPRAPKNWDERFDYAAYLARREIYHVAYLHNDWDVRLVRREGGGVRGWIETGRRRIGRFLERVFEPDTGALLKALVVGDRGGLAPETRDRFVAVGMSHVLSISGLHVGMLSLAVYFLCRALAGRSTWLLLRLPVHKLAALGSLAPVLLYAAVAGARIPTVRAAIMIGLYQLAVLSGRNASLFRSLALAALIAALVWPGAVMEASFQLSFLAVLSIAGGIRIFRGTSFMQPTEAPREGLLQRYRPAILLAVLVPVFATVGTGPIVAHHFGILSLAGFIANPLLVPLVGFFIVPAGLLTGFLCLFAPAVSTLLARAVEPVAALFLWSVDLLAGVPMAAFSLPRPGWAMVGASYVFIVIVAACVYRFLQRTL